The following are encoded in a window of Collinsella aerofaciens genomic DNA:
- the sufC gene encoding Fe-S cluster assembly ATPase SufC, with amino-acid sequence MSANPLLSIEGLTASVDEKTILHNVNLNVAAGETHVLMGPNGAGKSTLGHLVMGDPVYTVNNGRIVFDGQDITELTTDKRSRAGLFLSFQAPVEIPGVPLSSFLRASIAGRPGLKMKGKEFRRRVKELAAELNMDTAYLNRELGVGFSGGEKKKVEMLQLLLLQPKLAILDETDSGLDVDALSTVSHGMDAYRKSCDGSMLIITHNTRILEHLDVDRVHVMVKGHIVREDDASLIPWIDKNGFETFEREAAEQRAQAEAAAAEQQA; translated from the coding sequence ATGAGCGCAAATCCGCTGCTTTCCATCGAAGGTCTGACCGCCTCCGTGGACGAGAAGACCATCCTCCACAACGTCAACCTCAACGTCGCCGCCGGCGAGACCCATGTGCTGATGGGACCCAATGGCGCCGGCAAGTCCACCCTCGGCCACCTGGTCATGGGCGACCCCGTCTACACCGTCAACAACGGCCGCATCGTCTTTGACGGCCAGGACATCACCGAGCTCACCACCGACAAGCGTTCGCGCGCCGGCCTGTTCCTGAGCTTCCAGGCCCCGGTCGAGATCCCGGGCGTGCCGCTGTCAAGCTTTTTGCGTGCCAGCATCGCCGGCCGCCCCGGCCTGAAGATGAAGGGCAAGGAGTTCCGCCGTCGCGTCAAGGAGCTCGCGGCCGAGCTCAACATGGACACCGCCTACCTCAATCGTGAGCTGGGCGTGGGCTTCTCGGGCGGCGAAAAAAAGAAGGTCGAGATGCTCCAGCTTCTGCTGCTGCAGCCCAAGCTCGCCATCCTGGACGAAACCGACTCCGGTCTGGACGTTGACGCCCTGTCCACCGTCAGCCACGGCATGGACGCCTACCGTAAGAGCTGCGACGGCTCCATGCTCATCATCACGCACAACACGCGCATCCTGGAGCACCTGGATGTCGACCGCGTCCACGTTATGGTCAAGGGCCATATTGTGCGCGAGGACGACGCCTCGCTGATTCCCTGGATCGACAAGAACGGCTTTGAGACCTTCGAGCGTGAGGCCGCCGAGCAGCGCGCCCAGGCCGAGGCCGCCGCTGCCGAGCAGCAGGCGTAA
- the sufB gene encoding Fe-S cluster assembly protein SufB yields MTKNRTEVADIDRSLYDFTYGEEGFERVDAGITPDIVREISAKKDEPQWMLDLRLKSLEIFNRFPDPTWGPSIEGLDMDNIVTYVKPNTDQKHDWESVPDDIKNTFERLGIPEAERSYLAGVGAQYDSELVYHNMQDTASKMGIVYSGIEEALHDPQWEPLIHEKFMTLIPPTDHKFAALHGAVWSGGSFVYVPKGTKLDFPLQSYFRLNAKGAGQFEHTLIIVEDDADLHFIEGCSAPKYNVANLHAGAVELFVGKRAHLRYSTIENWSKNMYNLNTKRARVDEDGDIEWISGSFGSHVGYLYPMSVLNGRRARSSFTGITFAGAGQNLDTGCKVVLNAPETSATVETKGISKSGGIQTFRSSIVATPKAEGSKATVSCQSLMLDDQSRSDTIPAMDIRAKNVDIGHEATIGRIGDDKVFYLMSRGISEEEARTMIVNGFANPVSKELPLEYAVEMNNLIKLEMEGAIG; encoded by the coding sequence ATGACCAAGAACCGCACCGAGGTCGCGGACATCGACCGCAGCCTCTACGACTTCACCTACGGCGAGGAGGGATTCGAGCGCGTCGACGCCGGCATCACGCCCGACATCGTGCGCGAGATCAGCGCCAAGAAGGACGAGCCACAGTGGATGCTCGATCTGCGCTTAAAGTCCCTCGAGATCTTCAATCGTTTTCCCGACCCGACGTGGGGCCCCTCCATCGAGGGCCTGGACATGGACAACATCGTCACCTACGTCAAGCCCAACACCGACCAAAAGCACGACTGGGAGTCGGTGCCCGACGACATCAAGAACACCTTTGAGCGCCTGGGCATCCCCGAGGCCGAGCGCAGCTACCTGGCGGGCGTCGGCGCGCAGTACGACTCCGAGCTGGTCTACCACAACATGCAGGACACCGCGTCCAAGATGGGTATCGTCTATTCCGGCATCGAGGAGGCCCTGCACGACCCGCAGTGGGAGCCGCTCATCCACGAGAAGTTTATGACGCTCATCCCGCCCACCGACCACAAGTTTGCGGCCCTGCACGGCGCCGTATGGTCGGGCGGCTCGTTTGTCTACGTGCCCAAGGGCACCAAGTTGGACTTCCCGCTGCAGAGCTACTTCCGCCTTAACGCCAAGGGCGCCGGCCAGTTTGAGCACACGCTCATCATCGTCGAGGACGACGCCGACCTGCACTTCATCGAGGGTTGCTCCGCGCCCAAGTACAACGTTGCCAACCTCCACGCCGGCGCCGTCGAGCTCTTTGTGGGCAAGCGTGCGCACCTGCGCTACTCGACCATCGAGAACTGGTCCAAAAACATGTACAACCTCAACACCAAGCGTGCGCGCGTGGACGAGGATGGCGACATAGAGTGGATCAGTGGCTCCTTCGGCAGCCACGTGGGCTACCTCTACCCCATGAGTGTGCTCAACGGCCGCCGCGCCCGGTCGAGCTTTACCGGCATCACCTTTGCCGGCGCCGGGCAGAACCTCGATACCGGCTGTAAGGTCGTGCTCAACGCCCCCGAGACCTCGGCAACCGTCGAGACCAAGGGCATCTCCAAGAGCGGCGGCATTCAGACCTTCCGCAGCTCCATCGTGGCCACGCCCAAGGCCGAGGGTTCCAAGGCAACCGTGAGCTGCCAGTCGCTCATGCTCGACGACCAGAGCCGCTCCGACACCATCCCCGCCATGGACATCCGCGCCAAGAACGTCGACATCGGCCACGAGGCCACCATCGGCCGCATCGGCGACGACAAGGTGTTCTACCTGATGAGCCGCGGCATCTCGGAGGAAGAGGCCCGCACCATGATCGTCAACGGCTTTGCCAACCCGGTCTCCAAGGAGCTGCCGCTGGAGTACGCCGTCGAGATGAACAACCTGATCAAGCTCGAGATGGAAGGAGCGATCGGATAA
- a CDS encoding SufB/SufD family protein: MKQETNTAATTLEQVNAMPAATWGWLKMNQTKLELSDELAAAPAEAVEVEGLGEQFIGVTDAFDAAMDAMAERFPERRSSAPGDAADRARITPETELDVPATSVYQAGAIKLEEELSPAEAFETGMGEAAYAYLAEHATKRIVIDVPAYQHATVTVRVSGVDAAAAIAAIDVVARPQATLDLHIALDSPVTGEGVVGSVLRVCAHEYATVNVTCTQTLDDSWIALDDTGLFLDEGARVNVQHTVLGAGASATGLAGDLLGDTAKVTIDTDYLGAREQVRDFNYELRHRGRKTECEIDANGVLTGTSKKVYRGTIDLVHGCKGATGTERETVLLANKGVDNKTVPVILCDEDDVAGNHGATIGHVRDEQLFYLACRGLDQNAAEDLFIRAKLEDAALSATDERTRAAVVRLGNNLINNFEEELA, encoded by the coding sequence ATGAAACAGGAAACCAACACCGCTGCTACCACCCTTGAGCAGGTCAACGCGATGCCGGCTGCCACTTGGGGCTGGCTGAAGATGAATCAGACCAAGCTCGAGCTCTCTGACGAGCTTGCCGCCGCTCCCGCGGAGGCCGTTGAGGTCGAAGGCTTGGGCGAGCAGTTTATTGGCGTGACAGACGCGTTCGACGCCGCCATGGACGCCATGGCCGAGCGCTTCCCCGAGCGCCGCTCCTCCGCCCCCGGTGATGCCGCCGACCGCGCCCGCATCACGCCCGAGACCGAGCTCGACGTGCCCGCCACCTCCGTCTACCAGGCCGGCGCCATCAAGCTCGAGGAGGAGCTCTCCCCTGCTGAAGCCTTCGAAACCGGCATGGGCGAGGCTGCCTACGCCTACTTGGCCGAGCACGCTACCAAGCGCATCGTCATCGATGTGCCCGCATACCAGCACGCCACGGTTACCGTGCGTGTGAGCGGTGTCGATGCCGCCGCGGCCATCGCCGCCATCGACGTCGTCGCTCGCCCGCAGGCAACGCTCGACCTGCATATTGCCCTAGACTCTCCTGTTACCGGCGAGGGTGTCGTGGGCTCCGTGCTACGCGTGTGCGCCCACGAGTACGCCACCGTCAACGTGACCTGCACGCAGACACTCGACGACAGCTGGATCGCACTCGACGACACCGGCCTGTTCCTGGACGAGGGCGCGCGCGTCAACGTGCAGCACACCGTCCTGGGTGCCGGCGCCAGCGCCACCGGCCTTGCCGGCGACCTGCTGGGCGACACCGCCAAGGTGACCATCGATACCGATTACCTGGGCGCCCGCGAGCAGGTGCGCGACTTTAACTACGAGCTGCGCCACCGCGGTCGCAAGACCGAGTGCGAGATCGACGCCAACGGCGTGCTGACCGGCACGTCCAAGAAGGTCTACCGTGGCACCATCGACCTCGTGCACGGCTGCAAGGGTGCAACCGGCACCGAACGCGAGACGGTGCTTTTGGCCAACAAGGGCGTCGACAACAAGACCGTTCCCGTCATTCTCTGTGACGAGGACGACGTCGCCGGCAACCACGGCGCCACCATCGGTCACGTCCGCGACGAGCAGCTGTTCTACCTCGCCTGCCGTGGCCTTGACCAAAACGCCGCCGAGGATCTGTTCATTCGCGCCAAGCTGGAGGACGCCGCGCTTTCCGCCACCGACGAGCGCACCCGCGCAGCCGTCGTCCGCTTGGGCAACAACCTGATCAACAACTTTGAAGAGGAGCTCGCATGA
- a CDS encoding aminotransferase class V-fold PLP-dependent enzyme yields the protein MIDTEHVKCDTCTAPEPMEFDASDEASRGWPTVDIETNPYKAQFPLFQQHPEIAFLDSAATAQRPACVLDAERDFYQRMNANPLRGLYSLSVEATDAIAKVRQQIADLIGASQANEVVFTRNTSESLNLVAKSFAPTVLEPGDEVVITIMEHHSNLIPWQQVCRETGAKLVYLYPTKTGQLTTEEVLAKVGPKTKILAVGQVSNVLGVENPVKNLGKLVHKYGGYLVVDGAQSLPHMPVDVADLGADFFAFSAHKAMGPMGIGVLWGKMDLLNAMPPMLTGGEMIDSVTEQDAVWAPVPEKFEAGTQDAAGIFATGAALDYLVNTVGYENVQAREQALVHYLMGELMQLDFVQIIGSIYWDNHHGVVSFNVRGIHPHDVASIMDMDGVCIRAGHHCAQPLLTWLGVENLACCRASVAFYNDKADIDKFIAGLHHVWSTFNG from the coding sequence ATGATCGACACCGAGCACGTTAAATGCGATACCTGTACCGCACCGGAGCCTATGGAGTTCGACGCCAGTGACGAGGCCTCGCGCGGCTGGCCTACCGTCGACATCGAGACCAATCCCTACAAGGCACAGTTCCCGCTTTTCCAGCAGCACCCCGAGATCGCCTTCCTCGATAGTGCCGCCACCGCGCAGCGCCCCGCCTGCGTGCTCGACGCCGAGCGTGACTTCTATCAGCGCATGAACGCCAACCCCCTGCGCGGCCTGTACTCACTGTCCGTCGAGGCCACCGACGCCATCGCGAAGGTCCGCCAGCAGATCGCCGACCTCATCGGCGCCTCACAGGCCAACGAGGTCGTCTTCACCCGCAACACGAGCGAGTCGCTCAACCTGGTCGCCAAGAGCTTTGCACCCACAGTCCTCGAGCCGGGCGACGAGGTCGTCATCACCATCATGGAGCACCACTCCAACCTGATTCCGTGGCAGCAGGTCTGCCGCGAGACCGGCGCCAAGCTCGTCTACCTCTACCCCACCAAGACCGGTCAGCTCACCACCGAGGAGGTTCTTGCCAAGGTTGGTCCCAAGACCAAGATTCTGGCCGTGGGTCAGGTCTCCAACGTGTTGGGAGTCGAGAACCCAGTCAAGAACCTCGGCAAGCTCGTGCACAAGTATGGCGGCTACCTGGTCGTCGACGGTGCGCAGTCGCTGCCGCACATGCCGGTCGATGTGGCCGACCTGGGCGCCGACTTCTTTGCCTTTAGCGCACACAAGGCTATGGGCCCCATGGGCATCGGCGTGCTGTGGGGCAAGATGGACCTGCTCAACGCCATGCCGCCCATGCTCACCGGCGGCGAGATGATCGACTCTGTTACCGAGCAGGACGCCGTCTGGGCGCCCGTTCCCGAGAAATTCGAGGCCGGCACACAGGACGCCGCCGGCATCTTCGCCACGGGTGCGGCACTCGACTACCTGGTCAACACGGTGGGTTACGAGAACGTCCAGGCACGCGAGCAGGCACTCGTCCACTACCTGATGGGCGAGCTCATGCAGCTCGACTTTGTCCAGATCATCGGCTCCATCTATTGGGACAACCACCACGGCGTTGTGAGCTTTAACGTCCGCGGCATCCACCCGCACGACGTCGCGAGCATCATGGACATGGACGGCGTCTGCATCCGCGCCGGTCACCACTGTGCACAGCCGCTGCTCACCTGGCTGGGCGTCGAGAACCTTGCCTGCTGCCGCGCCAGCGTGGCCTTCTACAACGACAAGGCCGACATTGACAAGTTCATCGCCGGCCTGCATCACGTTTGGAGCACGTTCAATGGGTAA
- the sufU gene encoding Fe-S cluster assembly sulfur transfer protein SufU, translating to MGNLYTSTTFMEHNSHPDYKYEMDAPTHEHDGINPSCGDELTLQLRVENNVIEEASFTGHGCAISQASADIMADLITGETVEEARRLAELFLAMIRGEKLSEEDLEDLDEAAQLQDISHMPARVKCAELAWRTLDGMLTGQNNQ from the coding sequence ATGGGTAATCTGTACACCTCCACCACATTTATGGAGCACAACTCGCACCCCGACTACAAGTACGAGATGGATGCTCCCACGCACGAGCACGACGGCATCAACCCCAGCTGCGGAGACGAGCTCACTCTGCAGCTGCGTGTCGAGAACAACGTGATCGAGGAGGCCTCCTTTACCGGCCACGGCTGCGCCATCAGCCAGGCCAGTGCCGACATCATGGCCGATCTCATCACCGGCGAGACCGTCGAGGAAGCTCGCCGCCTGGCAGAGCTCTTCCTCGCCATGATCCGCGGCGAGAAGCTCTCCGAGGAGGACCTGGAAGACCTGGACGAAGCCGCCCAGCTCCAGGACATCTCGCACATGCCCGCCCGCGTCAAATGCGCCGAGCTCGCCTGGCGCACCCTCGACGGCATGCTCACGGGACAAAATAATCAGTAG
- a CDS encoding transposase, with protein MQRVWRTVTGFYHVCARGTGKQLIFEGDEDRWEFLELMRECCRKAGVTVIAWCLMGNHVRLVLADYEDAMSAAMHRLLLTYARRFNKRTGRTGHLFQNRFDRRSLDTDWQVMEAIRSVHADPQEAGISLIERYPWSSFPEHLCAYDGDAADVARGFSDPSCVLELFGSAEGFIAYSLSTPDGGEPALRDMKETEWERHAFADKMAKSLGVPLNVVKTAPPAQRDTVIVGLSNAGLTVRQIERYTGIGKSTVSRIVRAYVRVKARAELSE; from the coding sequence ATGCAGCGCGTTTGGAGAACGGTTACCGGCTTTTACCATGTCTGTGCCCGCGGTACGGGCAAGCAGCTCATCTTTGAGGGCGATGAAGACCGGTGGGAGTTCTTGGAGCTGATGCGTGAGTGCTGCCGCAAGGCGGGCGTGACGGTTATCGCCTGGTGCCTTATGGGCAATCACGTGCGTCTGGTGCTTGCAGATTACGAGGACGCGATGAGCGCGGCGATGCACCGGCTGCTTTTGACGTACGCGCGGCGGTTCAATAAACGCACGGGGCGCACAGGGCATCTGTTCCAGAACCGTTTTGACCGGCGCTCGCTCGATACCGACTGGCAGGTGATGGAGGCTATTCGCTCCGTTCACGCCGATCCGCAGGAGGCGGGCATCAGTCTCATTGAGCGTTATCCCTGGAGCAGCTTTCCGGAGCATTTGTGCGCTTACGACGGTGACGCGGCCGATGTCGCGAGGGGATTTTCTGATCCTTCTTGCGTGCTTGAGCTTTTTGGTTCTGCCGAGGGCTTTATTGCCTATTCGCTTTCGACGCCCGACGGCGGCGAACCGGCGCTGCGCGATATGAAAGAGACAGAGTGGGAACGCCACGCCTTTGCCGACAAGATGGCGAAGAGCCTCGGGGTTCCGCTCAATGTGGTTAAAACTGCACCGCCGGCGCAGCGCGATACCGTTATTGTTGGATTGAGCAATGCCGGCCTTACGGTGCGCCAGATTGAGCGGTATACCGGGATTGGCAAAAGTACCGTCTCTCGTATCGTGCGCGCTTATGTGCGGGTGAAGGCACGGGCTGAGCTTTCGGAATAG
- a CDS encoding iron-sulfur cluster assembly scaffold protein: MQYSQEVENMCPVAKGAYHGPAPIPEEGKWVQAKEISDISGLTHGVGWCAPQQGACKLTLNVKDGIIEEALVETIGCSGMTHSAAMASEILPGKTILEALNTDLVCDAINVAMREIFLQIVYGRSQTAFSEGGLPVGASLDDLGKGLRSQVGTMFGTKAKGARYLELAQGYVTRMALNDKNEIIAFEFLNLGKFTDAVKAGKTPEEAIAGAMGHYGQWENAAKYIDPRTDEETHSVASVFPVHE; this comes from the coding sequence ATGCAGTACTCACAGGAAGTGGAGAACATGTGCCCCGTTGCCAAGGGTGCATACCACGGCCCCGCACCCATCCCCGAGGAGGGCAAGTGGGTCCAGGCTAAGGAGATTTCCGACATCTCCGGTCTTACGCACGGTGTGGGTTGGTGCGCACCTCAGCAGGGCGCCTGCAAGCTCACGCTGAACGTCAAGGACGGCATCATCGAGGAGGCCCTCGTTGAGACCATCGGCTGCTCGGGTATGACCCACTCTGCCGCCATGGCTTCCGAGATCCTTCCCGGTAAGACCATCCTCGAGGCCCTCAACACCGACCTCGTCTGCGACGCCATCAACGTTGCTATGCGCGAGATCTTCCTGCAGATCGTTTACGGCCGCAGCCAGACCGCGTTCTCCGAGGGCGGCCTGCCCGTGGGCGCCTCCCTCGACGACCTCGGCAAGGGCCTTCGCTCTCAGGTCGGCACCATGTTCGGCACCAAGGCCAAGGGCGCTCGTTACCTCGAGCTCGCTCAGGGCTACGTCACCCGCATGGCTCTCAACGACAAGAACGAGATCATCGCATTCGAGTTCCTGAACCTCGGCAAGTTCACCGACGCCGTCAAGGCCGGCAAGACCCCCGAGGAGGCCATCGCTGGCGCTATGGGCCACTATGGTCAGTGGGAGAACGCTGCCAAGTACATCGACCCGCGCACCGACGAGGAGACTCACTCCGTCGCCAGCGTGTTCCCGGTTCACGAGTAG
- a CDS encoding GGGtGRT protein, which yields MTVTFEGYERRADKINKCLADNGIASLEEALQICTDKGFNPREIVNNTQSIAFQNAEWAYTLGCALAVKRGAKSASEAAAIIGEGIQAFTVPGSVAEDRKVGLGHGNLGAMLLSDDTECFAFLAGHESFAAAEGAIGLALNANKARKKPLRVILNGLGKDAAQIIARINGFTYVKTQFDYFTGELKVVETIPYSDGPRAAVNCYGADDVREGVAIMWHENVDISITGNSTNPTRFQHPVAGTYKKERLEAGKKYFSVASGGGTGRTLHPDNMGAGPASYGMTDTMGRMHSDAQFAGSSSVPAHVDMMGLIGMGNNPMVGATVACAVAVEEALKA from the coding sequence ATGACTGTTACGTTCGAAGGTTACGAGCGCCGCGCTGACAAGATCAACAAGTGCCTCGCCGACAACGGCATCGCCTCCCTCGAGGAAGCTCTGCAGATCTGCACCGACAAGGGCTTCAACCCGCGTGAGATCGTCAACAACACCCAGTCCATCGCCTTCCAGAACGCCGAGTGGGCCTACACCCTCGGTTGCGCTCTCGCTGTCAAGCGTGGCGCCAAGTCCGCTTCTGAGGCTGCCGCCATCATCGGCGAGGGCATCCAGGCCTTCACCGTTCCCGGCTCCGTCGCCGAGGACCGCAAGGTCGGTCTGGGCCACGGCAACCTGGGCGCTATGCTGCTCTCCGACGACACCGAGTGCTTCGCCTTCCTGGCCGGTCACGAGTCCTTCGCTGCCGCTGAGGGTGCTATCGGCCTGGCTCTGAACGCCAACAAGGCTCGCAAGAAGCCGCTGCGCGTCATCCTCAACGGTCTGGGCAAGGACGCTGCTCAGATCATCGCCCGCATCAACGGCTTCACCTACGTGAAGACCCAGTTCGACTACTTCACGGGCGAGCTCAAGGTCGTCGAGACCATCCCCTACTCCGATGGTCCCCGCGCCGCCGTCAACTGCTACGGCGCCGACGACGTCCGCGAGGGCGTTGCCATCATGTGGCACGAGAACGTCGACATCTCGATCACCGGTAACTCCACCAACCCCACGCGCTTCCAGCACCCCGTCGCTGGCACCTACAAGAAGGAGCGCCTCGAGGCTGGCAAGAAGTACTTCTCCGTCGCTTCTGGTGGCGGCACTGGCCGTACCCTGCACCCGGACAACATGGGCGCCGGCCCTGCCTCTTACGGCATGACCGACACCATGGGCCGCATGCACTCCGACGCCCAGTTCGCCGGTTCTTCCTCCGTGCCTGCGCACGTCGACATGATGGGTCTCATCGGCATGGGCAACAACCCCATGGTCGGTGCCACCGTCGCCTGCGCTGTCGCCGTCGAGGAGGCCCTCAAGGCCTAA
- a CDS encoding FAD-dependent oxidoreductase, translating to MESTDVLVIGSGIAGLCAAIEAARTGATVTVASAGKTMSGSSFFPGTWGLGLIGPVDEDDEQDLIDTILAVGGGVADPELVQTFVHGIPRAITWLERELGVELQRPQSAESAQQKQFIPCFDHKTRMWRGLTRKPLEDALTTWIESLGIRLLPRHELIDLVEDTNGRITGTVLYDLTENRIVPFAAKATVIAAGGTGGLFERSLTSADVLSSSQAIALAHGATLTNIEFMQMMPGFIEPRRNLVFNEKTWRYVHVDQPVDIADNKLDDLLEQRSGYGPFTSRLASRAIDLAIDQAGAEGLALRYDFPREDVPEFVQTFATWLQDEHGIAPTDEMRVAMYAHAANGGIKIDKTAHTGVEGLYACGEATGGMHGADRIGGLSSANGIVFGRIAGASAALAAQKEPEAALKADIALPHYGIAATDAERLTHSLRHTMSTYCMINRAETGLSEALQQLESLQDEATALNKPHANDSEIAALARLQSQIQLAQEMVKAMRKRTESLGSHFRAD from the coding sequence ATGGAATCGACTGATGTACTGGTAATTGGATCTGGCATTGCGGGCCTTTGTGCCGCCATCGAAGCGGCACGCACGGGTGCAACCGTCACTGTGGCAAGCGCCGGCAAGACCATGAGTGGATCGAGCTTCTTCCCGGGTACCTGGGGCCTCGGCCTCATCGGTCCCGTCGACGAAGACGACGAGCAGGACCTCATCGACACCATCCTGGCCGTCGGCGGCGGCGTTGCCGACCCCGAACTCGTCCAGACGTTCGTCCACGGCATTCCCCGGGCAATTACATGGCTCGAACGGGAGCTGGGTGTTGAACTCCAACGTCCGCAAAGTGCCGAGAGCGCCCAGCAAAAGCAATTTATCCCCTGCTTTGACCACAAGACGCGCATGTGGCGCGGCCTCACCCGCAAGCCCCTTGAGGACGCTCTGACGACCTGGATCGAGTCGCTCGGCATTCGCCTGCTCCCCCGCCATGAGCTTATCGACCTTGTTGAGGACACGAACGGCAGAATAACCGGAACCGTACTCTACGACCTTACCGAAAATCGAATCGTGCCCTTTGCTGCCAAGGCCACGGTCATCGCAGCCGGTGGCACAGGCGGCCTGTTCGAGCGCAGCCTTACGTCGGCTGATGTGCTCAGTTCCTCGCAGGCCATCGCGCTGGCGCACGGCGCAACACTTACTAATATAGAGTTCATGCAGATGATGCCCGGCTTCATCGAGCCCAGGCGTAACTTGGTCTTCAATGAGAAAACCTGGCGCTACGTGCACGTAGACCAGCCGGTAGATATTGCCGACAACAAGCTGGACGACCTGCTCGAGCAGCGCTCTGGATATGGTCCCTTCACGTCACGCTTGGCCTCCCGCGCTATCGATCTTGCCATCGATCAGGCAGGCGCCGAAGGCCTGGCGCTCCGCTACGACTTCCCCCGCGAGGATGTCCCAGAGTTTGTGCAGACCTTTGCCACCTGGCTGCAAGACGAGCACGGCATCGCGCCGACCGACGAGATGCGCGTTGCGATGTATGCCCACGCCGCTAACGGCGGCATCAAGATCGATAAGACCGCGCACACGGGCGTTGAGGGCCTCTACGCTTGCGGCGAGGCGACAGGCGGCATGCACGGCGCCGACCGCATTGGTGGCTTGTCAAGCGCCAACGGCATCGTATTCGGACGCATCGCAGGCGCATCGGCAGCCCTTGCAGCACAGAAAGAGCCTGAGGCAGCGCTGAAGGCGGATATCGCCCTCCCCCACTACGGCATTGCCGCAACAGATGCCGAACGCCTGACACACAGCCTTAGGCACACGATGAGCACCTATTGCATGATCAACAGGGCCGAAACAGGCCTATCCGAGGCCCTGCAACAGCTTGAAAGCCTGCAAGACGAAGCCACGGCTCTAAATAAGCCACATGCCAACGACAGCGAAATCGCTGCCCTCGCCCGCCTGCAATCGCAGATTCAACTAGCACAGGAAATGGTCAAAGCCATGCGCAAGCGAACTGAAAGCCTGGGTTCGCACTTTCGAGCGGACTAA
- a CDS encoding pyridoxal phosphate-dependent aminotransferase, whose amino-acid sequence MKELSNRTATFTDSVIRRMTRISNKYDAVNLSQGFPDFDPPAQLLNSLSTIAADPKPLYHQYSITWGSQAMREALAAKQEHFMGMPIDPNQNIVVTCGSTEAMMAAMMTVTNPGDKVVIFSPFYENYGADTILSGAEPIYVPLNPPTFDFDREALEAAFRDNDPKAIVLCNPSNPCGKVFTREELTFIADLCKKYDAYCITDEVYEHIVYAPHEHVYMATLPGMFERTISCSSLSKTYSITGWRLGYTIAPAEITERIKKVHDFLTVGAAAPLQEAVVTALNFDDSYYQEVLDLYAAKRDLFCQGLDSIGLVHNVPQGAYYVMMDISEFGYDSDLEFCEDLASKVGVGAVPGSSFFREPVNHLIRFHFAKRDETLNAALENLKSLRDKIKPRG is encoded by the coding sequence ATGAAAGAACTCTCCAACCGCACGGCAACATTTACCGATTCGGTCATCCGCCGCATGACACGCATCTCCAATAAGTACGATGCCGTCAATCTCTCGCAGGGCTTCCCCGACTTCGATCCTCCGGCGCAGCTGCTCAACAGCCTGAGCACCATCGCCGCCGACCCCAAGCCGCTCTACCACCAGTACTCCATTACCTGGGGCTCCCAGGCCATGCGCGAGGCGCTCGCCGCCAAGCAGGAGCACTTTATGGGCATGCCGATCGACCCCAACCAGAATATCGTGGTCACCTGCGGCTCCACCGAGGCCATGATGGCCGCCATGATGACGGTTACGAACCCCGGAGACAAGGTCGTCATCTTCTCGCCGTTCTACGAGAACTACGGCGCTGACACCATTCTCTCGGGTGCCGAGCCCATCTATGTGCCGCTCAACCCGCCCACATTCGACTTTGACCGCGAGGCGCTCGAGGCTGCCTTCCGCGACAACGACCCCAAGGCCATCGTCCTGTGCAACCCGTCCAACCCCTGCGGCAAGGTCTTTACGCGCGAGGAGCTCACCTTCATCGCCGACCTGTGCAAAAAGTACGACGCCTACTGCATTACCGACGAGGTATACGAGCACATCGTCTACGCGCCCCACGAGCACGTCTATATGGCCACGCTACCCGGCATGTTCGAGCGAACCATCAGCTGCAGCTCGCTGTCTAAGACGTACTCCATCACCGGTTGGCGCCTGGGCTACACCATTGCCCCGGCCGAGATTACCGAGCGTATCAAGAAGGTCCACGACTTTCTCACCGTGGGTGCCGCCGCTCCCCTGCAGGAAGCCGTTGTCACCGCCCTCAACTTCGACGACAGCTATTACCAGGAGGTCCTCGACCTCTACGCCGCCAAGCGCGACCTGTTCTGCCAGGGGCTCGATAGCATCGGTCTTGTGCATAACGTGCCGCAGGGCGCCTACTACGTCATGATGGACATCTCTGAGTTTGGCTATGACAGCGACCTCGAATTCTGCGAGGATCTCGCGTCTAAGGTGGGCGTGGGCGCCGTGCCCGGCTCGAGCTTCTTCCGCGAGCCCGTCAACCATCTGATTCGTTTCCACTTTGCCAAGCGAGACGAGACGCTCAACGCAGCGCTGGAGAACCTCAAGTCGTTACGTGATAAAATCAAGCCGCGCGGGTAA